From Aspergillus fumigatus Af293 chromosome 3, whole genome shotgun sequence, a single genomic window includes:
- a CDS encoding transcription factor SUA7, with translation MALVREADVECSMDSSGHFGLAADSAIMRLLLLQTAAATLLTSPLPRHLSLASGLAPLDSIQPIAVNRDNVKMASVSTSARPEMGQWRKNLSAHLICPECREVPPNLEFPDSHETVCGSCGLVLADREIDMHSEWRTFSNDDQNNDDPSRVGDATNPLLNGDQLETQIASGGSGRARELYRAQNKQSSEKANKALLAAYKEIGALCDGFNIQKNVADTAKYLFKIVDDAKAFKGKSQEVIIAGCIFIACRQCKVPRTFTEIFAVTKVTRKEIGRIYKALEKFFTAQNLERINAVVSSGGVPDPNDTYTATTSTKPSDLCNRFCNLLDLPYQVTSVSSALSDRVTTMGDLAGRSPLSIVAACIYMASYLMGHGKSAKEISQVAHVSDGTIRGAYKQLYAERERLIDPEWIKDGKGDMKNLPAS, from the coding sequence ATGGCTTTGGTCCGTGAAGCCGACGTTGAATGTTCGATGGATTCTTCGGGACACTTCGGCTTGGCGGCTGACTCAGCAATCATGCGGCTCTTACTACTCCAGACGGCGGCGGCAACACTTCTGACTTCACCTTTGCCTCGTCACCTCTCTCTCGCCTCTGGGCTCGCCCCTCTTGACTCGATCCAACCGATTGCAGTCAACCGGGACAACGTGAAAATGGCTAGCGTTTCTACCTCTGCCCGTCCCGAAATGGGTCAGTGGAGGAAGAACCTCTCGGCCCATCTCATCTGTCCCGAGTGCAGGGAGGTCCCGCCCAACCTCGAGTTTCCTGATTCGCATGAGACAGTCTGCGGCTCTTGTGGTCTGGTACTCGCTGACCGAGAGATCGACATGCACTCTGAATGGCGTACGTTCTCCAACGATGACCAGAATAACGACGACCCCTCGCGTGTCGGAGATGCCACAAATCCTCTGTTGAACGGCGACCAGCTTGAGACCCAGATCGCCAGCGGAGGCTCTGGTCGCGCGCGAGAATTGTACCGGGCGCAGAACAAGCAGTCGAGCGAGAAGGCGAATAAGGCTCTGTTGGCCGCCTACAAGGAAATCGGGGCGCTGTGTGATGGATTCAACATTCAGAAGAACGTCGCGGATACGGCCAAATATCTCTTCAAGATCGTGGACGATGCCAAGGCGTTCAAAGGAAAGTCACAGGAAGTCATCATTGCCGGCTGCATCTTCATTGCTTGCCGCCAGTGCAAAGTTCCTCGGACCTTCACCGAAATTTTCGCGGTCACTAAGGTCACCCGAAAGGAGATTGGTAGGATCTACAAGGCTCTGGAAAAGTTCTTCACGGCTCAAAACCTGGAACGGATCAATGCCGTTGTGTCTAGTGGTGGTGTTCCAGATCCCAACGACACCTACACCGCGACAACTTCCACCAAGCCCAGCGACCTCTGCAACCGTTTCTGCAACCTCTTGGACCTACCGTACCAAGTTACGAGTGTGTCCTCTGCTCTTTCCGATCGTGTGACGACCATGGGAGACCTTGCTGGACGCTCGCCTCTGTCGATCGTCGCGGCTTGCATCTACATGGCTTCTTATCTGATGGGTCACGGCAAATCCGCCAAGGAGATCTCCCAGGTCGCACACGTCAGCGACGGTACCATTCGGGGCGCGTACAAACAACTCTACGCTGAACGCGAGCGCTTAATCGACCCCGAGTGGATCAAGGACGGAAAGGGCGACATGAAGAACCTGCCTGCTAGCTGA
- a CDS encoding Aim21 family protein — translation MTTQAAPVIPPRPSRSPQSNLGPKSISDMPKIPPRPNRRVERSVSPLRDSYAPSPLNEPPNSAGLTRTVSNDLPQRPPSVTIPSLGEEGIEYQNLDIGNLSDSHHQIGTPAETRNVGSDLKIHAPRPSLPSSSAKAKVQAVTRTDSRQAAAAGLGVSASPVPDDHHERSSRSLHSRASGSRADSSTASSDRRRSLQLPADEQGIPEIGQRVPMYPNAGDVQAPSPSPYQLEHGGQRQGRHHHRTRSGREASLPPGSYGLHGHGVPATDKFEKAWYEKHPDEYVKVEHGQYGPGVGTPRPDWALSSDDLNKIVRSSAVTGSGLGTSPNVAGTPDEEVGYIATDEYTHRMATPAPESRRSSRLVGESPLRNTDVPASEVGVEREGRKSEDAGVIHVDDPYHPLHHPDGFAPTPAPEEQSHEMGAGLEDEDEPILAADEVRPESAYQHPAVSPTFDRRPSEYDGRSHTPSVNHSRSNSRSAPHQGGMPTLVRYNSRDEREETHTPLDDVEEYEPLFPEDDKDKTSISAADRFKQRPEMLKHRFPSEDIWEDSPNSLQLHATVSTPDIPKQEAFETPEQESFRRSHAPHLDPRQVAEHILESEESKEKTQPRPEICKQRFPSRDIWEDAPESQTLVTTIEPSEESEVKSPDVPSKPAIPSRPQKLSQQTPAVDASSATSPTEKRQPPSIPDRPKPQIPPRPAKPITRGAGEEVPAKEKPAVPIRPNGSKIAALRAGFLSDLNSRLQLGPQAPKPQEKKEEEAPAEKVPLSDARKGRARGPSRRKPASQNVSTRLPTIPEIRIIETWNVWQVGEDGNLTVETGVKAKQPEPAAPEVSTSKDSMAPALSKNVAGESTDPSPMTATKESAPETAETIPSTVGDAAAVSATELTKPNESEVQQKSADAQSGITSSTSAPVDDVIEALAATADGKRSSEGSVPPEEQ, via the coding sequence ATGACGACACAAGCAGCCCCCGTCATCCCTCCTCGACCCTCGAGGTCTCCTCAGTCGAATCTTGGTCCCAAGTCGATATCAGACATGCCAAAGATCCCTCCTCGTCCCAATAGACGCGTTGAACGCTCCGTGTCTCCTCTTCGGGACAGCTATGCTCCTTCTCCATTGAACGAACCTCCGAACTCCGCGGGGTTGACTCGTACGGTGTCCAACGATCTCCCACAGCGACCCCCAAGCGTGACGATACCGTcacttggagaagagggtatCGAATACCAGAACCTAGATATCGGCAATCTGTCAGATAGTCATCACCAAATTGGTACTCCGGCGGAGACCAGGAATGTGGGCAGTGATCTCAAGATCCATGCGCCCCGCCCGTCATTGCCCAGTTCGAGCGCCAAGGCGAAGGTGCAGGCTGTCACTCGTACAGACTCGCGTCAGGCCGCCGCTGCCGGCCTCGGCGTGTCCGCATCGCCGGTGCCTGATGACCATCACGAGCGCTCTAGTCGCTCGCTTCACTCCAGAGCAAGCGGCTCGCGCGCAGACTCTTCCACTGCATCCTCTGATCGTCGACGCTCTCTCCAACTTCCCGCTGATGAGCAAGGAATTCCTGAAATTGGTCAGAGAGTTCCCATGTATCCCAATGCGGGTGATGTGCAGGCACCATCTCCAAGCCCCTATCAGTTGGAGCATGGAGGTCAACGCCAGGGACGCCACCATCACCGAACTCGCAGCGGCCGTGAGGCCTCCTTACCCCCTGGAAGCTATGGACTCCACGGACATGGTGTGCCTGCCACCGACAAGTTTGAGAAGGCTTGGTATGAGAAGCATCCCGATGAGTACGTCAAGGTCGAACACGGGCAATATGGCCCTGGTGTCGGGACTCCCCGCCCTGATTGGGCGCTGAGCAGCGATGATCTCAACAAGATCGTCCGTAGCTCCGCTGTGACCGGCTCTGGTCTCGGTACCTCTCCTAACGTTGCGGGTACTCCGGATGAGGAGGTCGGGTACATTGCCACAGATGAATACACTCACCGTATGGCAACCCCGGCTCCCGAATCGCGCCGCAGCTCGCGCTTGGTCGGGGAGTCCCCCTTGCGCAACACGGACGTTCCCGCTTCAGAGGTTGGCGTTGAGCGAGAGGGGCGCAAGTCTGAAGACGCTGGTGTTATTCATGTCGATGACCCGTACCACccccttcatcatccagatGGTTTTGCACCGACCCCAGCGCCTGAAGAACAATCCCATGAAATGGGCGCGGGtcttgaagatgaagatgaaccTATTCTGGCTGCGGATGAAGTCCGCCCTGAATCGGCCTATCAACATCCTGCCGTCTCTCCCACCTTCGATAGACGGCCTAGCGAGTATGATGGCAGGAGTCACACTCCTAGCGTTAACCACAGTCGCTCAAATAGTCGGTCGGCCCCCCACCAAGGTGGCATGCCCACTCTCGTGAGATACAACTCTCGCGACGAACGTGAGGAGACACACACGCCTCTGGATGACGTTGAGGAGTATGAGCCGCTATTTCCCGAGGATGATAAGGACAAGACATCCATTTCCGCTGCGGACCGCTTCAAGCAGCGTCCTGAAATGCTCAAGCACCGCTTCCCCAGCGAAGATATCTGGGAAGATTCTCCCAACAGCTTGCAACTCCATGCCACTGTTTCCACACCGGACATTCCTAAACAGGAAGCGTTTGAGACGCCGGAACAGGAGTCGTTCCGCCGCAGTCACGCTCCTCACCTTGATCCTCGCCAGGTCGCAGAACACATCCTTGAGTCCgaagaatcaaaagaaaagacacAACCGCGCCCTGAAATTTGTAAGCAGCGGTTCCCCAGTCGAGACATCTGGGAAGATGCACCTGAGAGCCAGACGCTCGTGACAACAATCGAGCCCTCGGAGGAGAGTGAGGTGAAGAGTCCTGATGTACCATCCAAACCCGCTATTCCATCTCGCCCTCAGAAGCTGTCACAACAAACTCCTGCGGTAGATGCCTCCTCTGCAACCTCTCCAACAGAAAAACGACAGCCGCCCAGCATACCTGATAGACCCAAGCCACAgattcctcctcggccagcCAAGCCCATTACCCGTGGGGCTGGAGAGGAAGTTCCAGCCAAAGAAAAGCCAGCTGTCCCCATTCGGCCCAATGGAAGCAAGATTGCTGCACTCAGAGCAGGGTTCTTGTCAGATCTAAATTCACGTTTGCAGCTGGGTCCCCAAGCGCCAAAGCcccaagagaagaaagaggaggaagctccGGCAGAAAAAGTACCACTGAGTGATGCTCGCAAGGGTAGGGCACGTGGCCCATCCCGACGAAAGCCAGCTTCCCAGAACGTTAGTACAAGGCTACCGACGATCCCCGAAATTAGGATCATCGAGACTTGGAATGTTTGGCAAGTCGGTGAGGATGGCAATCTCACGGTCGAAACCGGAGTGAAGGCTAAGCagcctgagcctgctgcACCTGAAGTCTCGACTTCGAAGGACAGTATGGCCCCAGCCTTGTCAAAAAACGTTGCCGGAGAATCCACCGATCCTTCTCCGATGACGGCAACCAAGGAATCTGCACCCGAGACAGCTGAGACGATACCAAGCACGGTTGGGGACGCTGCGGCTGTGTCTGCTACGGAACTCACGAAGCCGAACGAGAGTGAGGTACAGCAAAAGTCTGCAGATGCGCAGTCTGGAATCACATCTAGCACATCGGCCCCGGTAGACGACGTCATTGAAGCTTTGGCTGCAACTGCTGACGGGAAAAGATCGTCGGAAGGCTCTGTGCCCCCTGAGGAGCAGTGA